One part of the Halobacteria archaeon AArc-dxtr1 genome encodes these proteins:
- a CDS encoding 50S ribosomal protein L21e, translated as MPKSNGPRQGTRRKLANNPRERGTSPPQRAIQQYDEGQKVHLKIDPSVADGRYHPRFDGRTGEVVGKQGDAFKVKIVDGGTEKTLIVTAAHLRAQDQEQTRV; from the coding sequence ATGCCGAAGTCTAATGGACCACGCCAAGGGACTCGCCGAAAGCTCGCCAACAACCCCCGTGAGCGGGGCACCTCGCCGCCACAGCGCGCGATCCAGCAGTACGACGAGGGCCAGAAGGTCCACCTGAAGATCGACCCAAGTGTCGCCGACGGACGGTACCACCCGCGCTTCGATGGTCGCACCGGCGAAGTCGTCGGCAAGCAGGGCGACGCGTTCAAAGTCAAGATCGTCGACGGCGGCACCGAGAAGACGCTGATCGTCACTGCAGCGCACTTGCGCGCACAGGACCAAGAGCAGACCCGAGTGTAG
- a CDS encoding PQQ-like beta-propeller repeat protein, whose translation MRESPSKPFRDRTSRRRFLQGAVASGAGLVAGCTSGDDEPHRYHPNDRDDQFVEWVAESTRGAILGVSDDRIYAPWHPPDGAERSIVALDIETGERDQDFRPSVEIIESVEIDGDGRLFARTADETVVALDAESGSRVWEFEEVTGPISSPVVEADGIVYVTSQNQVLYAVDGDDGDLLWTYDDVVSYRRRSTPDVGDDTIFVQSDRDRLAALDASSGEQQWDISDIGSIRWPPTSTDGTLYVGASDAAMYALDEASGELLWEQSTSLDRQSRPRVVEDTVLVTTADDAVSAVNAQTGETEWSYDDLSDPTVRDTQTGTTYVTDRSGIHAIDITTGEVRWEGSTPHSVEGVRAVDDLLYVSGTELPSDVPDVAKIDVLEADSGDTAWTFWSNPADSAEGSPRFDGDRVISAFTVDGIHAFSTDIET comes from the coding sequence ATGAGAGAAAGCCCCTCCAAGCCGTTCCGGGACAGGACGAGTCGTCGACGGTTCCTCCAGGGGGCGGTAGCGAGTGGAGCCGGACTCGTCGCCGGCTGTACCAGTGGCGATGACGAGCCACATCGGTACCACCCCAACGACCGAGATGATCAGTTCGTGGAGTGGGTTGCCGAATCAACTCGCGGAGCGATACTGGGCGTCTCCGACGATCGAATATACGCCCCGTGGCATCCCCCTGACGGAGCGGAGCGGTCGATCGTTGCCCTCGACATCGAAACTGGTGAGCGGGATCAAGATTTTCGGCCGTCGGTCGAAATCATCGAATCGGTCGAAATAGATGGCGATGGACGTCTATTCGCCCGAACGGCCGACGAGACGGTCGTCGCGCTCGACGCCGAATCCGGCTCTCGAGTGTGGGAGTTCGAGGAGGTCACGGGTCCGATCTCTTCACCAGTCGTCGAAGCCGACGGGATCGTATACGTCACTTCCCAAAACCAGGTCCTCTACGCCGTCGACGGAGACGACGGAGACCTGCTGTGGACGTACGACGACGTAGTATCGTATCGCCGCCGTAGTACTCCGGACGTTGGGGATGACACCATCTTCGTTCAGTCGGACCGAGACAGGCTGGCCGCACTCGATGCCAGCTCGGGCGAACAACAGTGGGATATCTCTGACATCGGATCAATTCGTTGGCCGCCGACGAGTACGGATGGCACGCTCTATGTCGGCGCTTCCGATGCAGCGATGTACGCACTAGACGAAGCGTCCGGCGAACTTCTGTGGGAACAATCAACGTCTCTCGACCGACAGAGCCGGCCACGGGTCGTCGAGGACACCGTCCTGGTGACGACTGCAGATGACGCCGTGTCTGCAGTGAACGCCCAGACCGGTGAAACCGAGTGGAGCTACGACGACCTCTCAGATCCAACGGTGCGCGATACGCAGACTGGAACCACGTACGTGACTGATAGATCGGGAATACACGCGATAGACATCACGACTGGTGAGGTACGGTGGGAGGGGTCGACTCCCCACTCCGTCGAAGGTGTCAGGGCCGTCGACGACCTGCTCTATGTCAGTGGCACAGAGCTACCCAGCGACGTGCCGGATGTCGCCAAGATCGACGTACTCGAGGCTGATTCAGGCGACACCGCTTGGACGTTTTGGTCAAACCCTGCCGATAGCGCCGAAGGCTCGCCCAGGTTCGACGGAGATCGTGTTATCTCGGCCTTTACCGTCGATGGGATACATGCGTTCTCGACCGACATCGAGACGTGA
- a CDS encoding helix-turn-helix domain-containing protein translates to MKSLRASITFSEDVLHPAHELLCTSPTLHRQVIYGGHATDGVEAVLSYVEGDPEPYRRALEAELDVEAYELTPAADGFYLYERRTLDDRGVRLAEALSHETVVLVPPIEFRADRTVHLTLVGHPQDLQATVDAVPDGMTVDVLEIGAAVGTTAGGPTDRQREALAAAWEVGYYDVPRREGIESVAESLDCAVSTASELLRRAESRLVARALDTGR, encoded by the coding sequence ATGAAATCCCTTCGCGCGTCGATCACGTTCTCCGAGGACGTGCTCCACCCGGCCCACGAACTCCTCTGTACGTCACCGACGCTGCACCGACAGGTGATCTACGGCGGACACGCCACGGATGGCGTCGAGGCCGTCCTCTCGTACGTCGAGGGCGATCCCGAGCCCTACCGTCGCGCGCTCGAGGCAGAACTGGACGTCGAGGCCTACGAGCTGACGCCCGCAGCGGACGGCTTTTACCTCTACGAGCGACGAACCCTCGACGATCGCGGCGTTCGACTGGCCGAGGCGCTCAGCCACGAGACGGTCGTCCTCGTTCCCCCGATCGAGTTCCGGGCCGATCGGACCGTCCACCTGACGCTGGTCGGCCACCCACAGGATCTGCAGGCGACGGTCGACGCCGTCCCCGACGGGATGACCGTCGACGTTCTCGAGATCGGCGCGGCCGTCGGCACGACCGCTGGCGGCCCGACCGACCGCCAGCGCGAGGCGCTTGCGGCCGCGTGGGAGGTGGGATACTACGACGTTCCCCGCCGCGAGGGAATCGAGTCAGTCGCCGAGAGCCTCGATTGTGCCGTCTCGACCGCCTCGGAGCTGCTCCGACGCGCGGAGTCCCGCCTCGTCGCGCGTGCTCTGGACACAGGTCGGTGA